The Toxotes jaculatrix isolate fToxJac2 chromosome 20, fToxJac2.pri, whole genome shotgun sequence DNA segment AGGACAAGGGTTTAGGCTTTGTCAAAAGGATCATATGTATTGTACTTGCTGTTGTAACGCTCCCTCATACCCACAGTTAGGCAAAATATGTGTGGTTTAAGGAAGCCACGAGGTTGACGGTTATTTGTGTGCCAAGCTGCAAAAGATTTATTGTGGTATTTGTATTCCGCTGCACAAGTAGGaataaacacatatttactTGCGTGACTGACCTGGCAGAGGATTTGCTTACAGCCTGTAGTCACTAGAACACCTCGCCTCGTGTGAATATTTATCAGTCAACTAAACAGAATACAAAAATGTTCAAACCCAGTACACCCAAGTGtactgttggttttttttttttttttttttggagtaaaTATGTTTTCGGTAAATGAGTAAATGAGTTTTGGGTAAATATGTACTACTCCTTTCCACCTGCAGGGGGTGTGATGTTACACTGGAACAAGGACATACATGCCCAGTTCAAGGACTGGATTCTCTGTATTCTCATTATCCCCCAGTTTGGTTCTGGTGGTCATTAATCACAAGTAAACACTTCACATTAACCTAATGTAAATAATGGGAGACAGTCATTCTATTGTAATTCCAACTGGGGCAACACTTTAAAACCACAATAGAAGTTATATGGGTGCTTTACCATGAATTTGGTGCTCTGGAGATAAATGTTAAAGCATAGACTGATATCATAAAACTTGTACCAGTTCACGATTGTTATCTAACTAGGTTGCCTCTTTTTAGCAGTCAGTCTGATGATAAACTCAGAAACTGTTTGACTTAAACTGAGGATCATTAACTAATGTAGGACGTGCAGGTTCAGCTCAGCCTTCAGATCCTCTGAAAGACCTGCGGTCACTGAGATCATCCAGCACCTGAACTGGGACACACAGCAAGTTTCATTCACCCATGACCAGTTTACTGTTTGATTTCCTTGCAGGAGCGGACGGCGGTGTTAGCAGCTTTGGCGGAGAAGGCTAGACTAACAGAGCAGATCTTCAACACAGTACCTGGTATCACTTGTAATCCGGTCCAGGGAGCCATGTACACCTTCCCCCGCATCACACTACCTCAAAAGGCCATCGACAAGGCCAAGGTCTGCTATACACACACCCAGCATTACTCTGATTTATTTATCCACACAGACAGTTacatgtacaaatgtgtgtgtgcctacagGAGGAAGGCCAGGTCCCAGACATGTTCTACTGCATgaggctgctggaggaggaaggaatCTGTCTGGTGCCAGGTAGTGGTTTTGGGCAGAAAGAGGGAACCTTCCACTTCAGGTTAGTACAGCTACTCAGACTatcatcatgaaaaaaaaaaaaaaaagagagatttcTTCTGGTTAAACTACAGAACTGTTATGTCTTCCTCGGTTCAGGATGACCATCTTGCCACCCACCGAGAAGCTGAAGGTTGTGCTGCAGAAGATCCGAGAGTTCCACCTGCGGTTCACCCAAGAGTTTTCGTAACGATCCTCCGGGCCTGAACAGCAACTCAAGAACCAACTCATCCGGTGCCAGTATCTTCCAAGTGCCTTTGTGCAAATGAGGTAGCAGTCTTAGCTTCAACTCCTGCAATACCCACATCTCACTAAGGCCAGATTTTTAAAGACGTTTTCACTGTTCTGTATCAGTGGGAAAAAAACCCTTAACGTTTCCTATAGATTGGTAGTGAAAACATGTGCAGTCAGATTTCCTGCTTGTATGTATATACAGCATGTTAAGATGTAATGATTTTCATGATGCACTTTCCCCAAAGCATTACCCAGCCAGGTTTGTAATATTCAGAAGATGTTTTAGATGTTATTATCTACAGTGGGATCCAAAAGTGCCATTTTACCGTTCTGGGACTCAAGACTTTTGGATCCCACTGTCGATAGTGTTACAAGATATTTTATTCCTTGTCACAGATGCATCTCTCTCCTGCCAAGACTTTTTACTGCCAAATTAATTTAAAGTATCCATTTAATAACATGTTAGGTGATTACTTGCTTAACCTGACTGGCTGCAGAGGATGCATAACTAAGTACCGCCAGGGTAATCCTTGTGTCTCAAAACCTTTCTCAGAATGTAGCCATTTGTATTACTAATGTTTAAATTGTTcttaaatgtgattaaaatacTTGAATTTCTAAAACACCTGTTTTCTAAAAAGGTATGAAATACAGACCTGCTGTGATTTACAGTAACAAAAGAGTCAGGTTTTGAGTGTTGGCGCACAAAGCCGCCAtcattttgagattttatttaaaaagacatAAATCCTCAACAGTGCTTACATGCTTttagaaacagaagaaagcTGAATCTCTCGGAATGAACAGAAACTAAAACGATGATTGAACGTGGTAATCATCTCAGTAACACCGTTTAACTCCACTGCCTTCCCTTCACCTTCCCAGAGCGCCCCCTCCCGTCCCCCTTCAGCGTCCTCCTAGACTCTGCCAGAGCACATCAAGAGTTCTTAGCTACTGGTCAAGAGAGAACATTTCAAAGTTCATCCCTCTTCTGTGATATTTTTGTGGCGTGCTTTTCCAAGAACTTGCTAAGCCCTTCTACTGTTCTGTCTCCACCTTCAAATTTAACAGGGCTCTGCTTGCTGTTGCTTGGGGCAAAGTATATTGTGGGGAAACCTTCCACTTTGTAGCTGTCATTTGGCACATCGTTGGCTGTGGCGTCCATCTTGGCGATCACCAGGTTCTTCTCCCCTTTGTACTTTTTGCCCAGAGCCACATAATCAGGCTCCAGTTTCTTACAGTGGCCACACCAGGGGGCGTAAAACTCGATCAGGACGTCCTTCTGGGTGTCCATGACGATCTCATCAAAAGTCTTTCCCACCACAACCTTAACTGGTCCTTTGTTGTTCTTTGGCACTGGCTGGGACTTGATGATGGGTTTGAGTTTTCCTGTGGAGAAGACAAAGATGTAGTACACATACAAATCCAAGAAAAACATTGTTGCAGCTGATCAGCTTTGTGAGCTGCAAGGTTTCATATGCTGCTATTATATAATGTGGAATATTAGTTTATAATTACAAAATAATTGGATTCTCTCAAGACTTAGAAATGATCAAATGTACCACTTTCAAAAGTGAAacttcaaaaaaataaacactacaagaaaaaaaacaaccaaaaaaaaacagaacatatcACTCACCTTTCTTAAAAGCGATAACAAAGTCATGTAGCACCTCCGAGTCAAACTCCTCGGGCTCCATGGCGTACTTTTTGCCTCCATCTGCCAGGATTCCTACGTTAACTTCCTCTCCGCTCTCACTCAGGCCCAGgctcttcagctcctctgcGTAGTCTTCCTCATCAGCGATGGCAAATGTGTACTCTGGGAAGTCTTTCGCCACCTCGAGCACCTTTGACCTCCAGAACTGtgtggctaaaaaaaatcaattcaggATGAAACAAAGAGCTTTATTAccaaaacatttctgaattatCCACAGGTATTGTTGGTTGATAAAGAATATGGTATTGTACTTGGAGAATATAAACGTATACTTAAAGTAAGAACTTAGAACAAATCTAGCATTAAAGTTGCTCTGTAGCTGTACTGAAAtcttttttctacattttaaaCAATTACATCTGTTGAATAGGtgtattaaaaattaaaaatccttTAACTGAGACCAgacaacagcattttaaaaactCACCTTTCCTGTAGTCAAAGCTGAAGTCAACACCATAATACACAACCACCAGGGGTCGTTTGGTGTAGCGCTTAGCATCGTTGCTTGGTTTCCTGTGGCCCACCAGAGGAATCACATGCTTTTTGAAGAACTCCTGCACCTCGGACACTGATGTAGAGTCCtatgcaattaaaaaaaaaaggttgttgagttcaaatgttgcttttttttttttttttttttttttttttaatgttagaCACCATAGATCCTTTTTAGAGTTGGATAATAGCAGGacttaaaagtaaaaatggctgTTGTCAAGTGAAACCTTCTATTGctgattatttgttttcacactaatatttaaaaaaaaaaaaaaaaaaaaaaaaaagacgacgGTACCTTCACTGCCAGTGTTTGGGACGCCGGCTCATGCTTGGAGTGGAACTTTTCAGGCTGAACAATGACAACCTGACCAGGTGACGCTTTGAGCACTTTAGCCACTTCAGAGCTGAAGGAGTGACGGAAGGTGAAGTCTTCCCTCAGCGCATTACCTGCCACACAGATAAGCAACAGTGAGTATGAAATTCACAGGTCTATTTGCTTGTGTATTCAAAGACTATCAAAAGAGACTCTTCatgtttgacagaaaaataaaaggttcATGTTCATGTCACTACACAGAGATAAGATAAAATGCATAAAACTACATGTCCGGAACATTAAAATTTGaccaatattttatttttattttttttaacttgctgcATCATCACAAAGATCAGTAACTACATGGTTGTTTGCTGTCTTGGTGGCTTATTGCCCCAGAATTGTAAACCATACCATAATAAAATCTGATGACGGATCATAGCCACTACTTACAAGCCTCGATGTAGATCTCATAAGCTGCGTCCTGTTCGCTCTGGAACACACCGACGATGACAGCGTCATCGCCGTCCTTGATGAGCTCCTGTACTTGTTTGGCTGCCTGGACCTGTTTGGATGGAGGCCCTGCCTGATCACCCATGTAGTCAACAATACCTGCAGAGAAAGCAACAGTGGTGGATCACCGCTGATGGatgaacagaaatgaaacctTAGCATACATGGACACAGGTCAGGTGACCTACCATACTTCTCTCTGGGTCCATTGTAGTCAAACACCTTGCCCTTCCTGAAGATCTTGAGGGTGGGATAGCCTGTAACTCCGAAGCGTGTGGCGATCTCGTTCTCCACAGTGGCATCCACCTTTGCCAGAGGAATTGGAGGAGAGCGCTGGCTCAACTCCTTGGCTGCCTTCTCGTACTCCGGAGCCAAACGCTTACAGTGTCCGCACCTGGAGGTCAGATATAACAGGCAAATAATGAGAAACTTCTAAGATAACAAATttgacatttacagtgacaatCAAACCATTTGGATTTTATAACTGACTAGTCAGTTGACTGACCATGGGGCATAAAACTCCACCAGGATGATGTCTGCATTGTTCACAGTCTCATCAAAGTTGTCTTTGGTCAGCACCAGTGTCGCCTCAGGAGGGGGCTTCCAGTCTGGGTGAGCCACCTCTTTCACCCGTTCCACAATGGCTGCAACAAACAGACATTCACCATATTAATGCAAATTAttgaattaaaagaaaaaaagagagaggacgTATTTGTGTTGAAAAGTTGTGCAGACACTTAAACTTAATGAACTGTTCCTACCcttctctgtcctttctccATCGTAGTCCACAGGCTCCCCGTTTTTAAGGATCTTGATGGTGGGATAGCCCGACACTTCAAATCTGCTCGCGAGCTCACTGGCTACTGTTGCATCCACTTTGGCCACAGGTATGGGAGGGTCATTCTCCTTGAGAGTCTGAGCGATCTTTTCATACTCTGGGGCAAACTGTTTGCAGTGGCCACACCTGAAAGGATAAGCaaataatacagaaatattGGAAATTTGCAAAGATGTAAAAAGAGGCATGGTGTAAAAATTTGCATAGGAAATGGCTTGGACACTGAAACATTCtcagtttcttcttctcctcttctatGTACTATTTAGTTCTGAGTCAGGATTCTCTACTCATTTTTACTGTAACCAAGTTTAAAATGCATCACAGTGAATGAACTCTAACATGAttaaacatacatatatatcaAACTTCTTCAGATGAGAAAGAGCAAACATACCATGGAGCATAAAACT contains these protein-coding regions:
- the pdia4 gene encoding protein disulfide-isomerase A4 codes for the protein MRKVALLLIVLLGVALFATVSRCEDDVKEEKEETDEEDSDDEEEEDEDEDDDTEVKEENGVLILTDSNYDTFMEGKDTVLVEFYAPWCGHCKQFAPEYEKIAQTLKENDPPIPVAKVDATVASELASRFEVSGYPTIKILKNGEPVDYDGERTEKAIVERVKEVAHPDWKPPPEATLVLTKDNFDETVNNADIILVEFYAPWCGHCKRLAPEYEKAAKELSQRSPPIPLAKVDATVENEIATRFGVTGYPTLKIFRKGKVFDYNGPREKYGIVDYMGDQAGPPSKQVQAAKQVQELIKDGDDAVIVGVFQSEQDAAYEIYIEACNALREDFTFRHSFSSEVAKVLKASPGQVVIVQPEKFHSKHEPASQTLAVKDSTSVSEVQEFFKKHVIPLVGHRKPSNDAKRYTKRPLVVVYYGVDFSFDYRKATQFWRSKVLEVAKDFPEYTFAIADEEDYAEELKSLGLSESGEEVNVGILADGGKKYAMEPEEFDSEVLHDFVIAFKKGKLKPIIKSQPVPKNNKGPVKVVVGKTFDEIVMDTQKDVLIEFYAPWCGHCKKLEPDYVALGKKYKGEKNLVIAKMDATANDVPNDSYKVEGFPTIYFAPSNSKQSPVKFEGGDRTVEGLSKFLEKHATKISQKRDEL